A genome region from Macrotis lagotis isolate mMagLag1 chromosome 4, bilby.v1.9.chrom.fasta, whole genome shotgun sequence includes the following:
- the SNAPC5 gene encoding snRNA-activating protein complex subunit 5 codes for MLSRLQELRKEEETLLRVKAALHDQLNRLKVEELALQSIISSREGEGEEEGMTHSSPPTEEPENILVHVDNETSINQTELQLSTRNHSQEEEEEEEEEESDS; via the exons ATGCTGAGCCGGCTTCAGGAGCTCCGCAAGGAGGAGGAGACGCTGCTGCGCGTCAAGGCGGCGCTGCACGACCAGCTCAATCGGCTGAAG GTTGAAGAGCTGGCCCTTCAATCAATTATTAGCtccagagaaggggaaggggaagaggaaggaatgaCCCATTCTTCACCTCCAACAGAAGAACCAGAAAAT ATTTTGGTGCACGTAGACAATGAAACTTCCATCAATCAAACAGAATTACAACTAAGCACAAGAAACCATTCtcaagaagaagaggaggaagaggaggaggaggaatcaGATTcctaa
- the RPL4 gene encoding large ribosomal subunit protein uL4 translates to MACVRPLISVYSEKGEVSGKNVTLPAVFKAPIRPDIVNFVHTNLRKNNRQPYAVSELAGHQTSAESWGTGRAVARIPRVRGGGTHRSGQGAFGNMCRGGRMFAPTKTWRRWHRRVNTTQKRYAICSALAASSLPALVMSKGHRIEEVPELPLVVEDKVEGYKKTKEAVLLLKKLKAWNDIKKVYASQRMRAGKGKMRNRRRIQRRGPCIIYNEDNGIIKAFRNIPGITLLNVSKLNLLRLAPGGHVGRFCIWTESAFRKLDDLYGTWRRPATLKSHYNLPMHKMTNTDLTRILKSPEIRRALRAPRKKIHRRVLKKNPLKNLRIMVKLNPYAKTMRRNTILRQAKNRRIRENKRAAALKKIMEAKKAVDEKKKKKLVGNKKLAGAKKIPGQKKTAEKKPAAAKKTVEKKPAAEKKPATPKKPAAEKKSAA, encoded by the exons ATG gCTTGTGTACGACCCCTGATATCTGTGTACTCCGAAAAGGGGGAAGTATCTGGCAAAAATGTTACTTTGCCTGCCGTCTTTAAGGCTCCAATTCGTCCAGATATTGTGAATTTTGTTCATACCAACTTGAGAAAAAATAACCGACAACCTTATGCTGTCAGTGAATTAGCAG gtcatCAGACCAGTGCTGAGTCTTGGGGAACTGGCAGAGCTGTTGCCCGAATCCCTCGTGTTCGGGGTGGAGGGACTCATCGCTCTGGCCAGGGTGCTTTTGGAAAT ATGTGCCGAGGAGGTCGTATGTTTGCTCCTACAAAGACTTGGCGCCGTTGGCATCGCAGAGTGAATACAACACAAAAACGATATGCCATCTGCTCTGCTTTGGCAGCCTCTTCCCTGCCAGCACTGGTCATGTCAAAAG GTCATCGAATTGAAGAAGTTCCAGAACTTCCTCTAGTGGTTGAAGATAAAGTAGAGGGCTATAAGAAAACCAAGGAAGCAGTTTTGCTGCTTAAGAAGCTGAAGGCATGGAATGACATCAAAAAG gtctaTGCTTCTCAGCGAATGCGAGCTGGTAAGGGTAAAATGAGAAACCGCCGCCGTATCCAGCGGCGAGGACCTTGTATCATCTATAATGAAGATAATGGTATTATCAAGGCCTTCAGAAACATTcctg GTATTACTCTACTTAATGTGAGTAAATTGAACCTGTTGAGACTCGCTCCTGGTGGACATGTGGGGCGTTTCTGTATTTGGACTGAAAGTGCCTTCCGCAAGTTGGATGATCTGTATGGTACATGGCGCAGGCCTGCCACCCTGAAGAGTCACTACAA TCTTCCAATGCACAAGATGACCAATACAGACCTTACCAGGATTTTGAAAAGCCCAGAGATCCGGAGGGCTCTCCGTGCACCACG CAAGAAGATTCATCGACGAGTACTCAAGAAGAACCCACTGAAGAACTTGAGAATCATGGTGAAACTGAACCCATATGCCAAGACCATGCGCCGGAATACAATTCTACGCCAGGCTAAGAAT cggagaatcagagaaaataaaagagctGCTGCACTAAAGAAGATTATGGAGGCAAAGAAAGCAgtagatgagaaaaagaagaagaagcttGTAGGTAATAAGAAACTTGCAGGAGCAAAGAAGATTCCAGGGCAGAAGAAAACAGCAGAAAAGAAGCCTGCAGCAGCAAAGAAAACTGTGGAAAAGAAGCCAGCAGCTGAAAAGAAACCTGCCACACCAAAAAAACCCGCAGCTGAGAAGAAGTCTGCTGCATAA